In Apostichopus japonicus isolate 1M-3 chromosome 5, ASM3797524v1, whole genome shotgun sequence, a single window of DNA contains:
- the LOC139967460 gene encoding AP-5 complex subunit sigma-1-like gives MVYSFLISSFGEAGSKSGEGEVIFTSTYGQEDWCLEMSSNEPKGEVLRGLNKEQLRLVTERVQSEYEFQQRTFDIPRLYDGAYFENLPKEDSIQKGIFRFQQQEVFANDKTIVWQMKHKLGFILILEKSENTLQAQTALNMIVKTIDEYVKLPTQEIDILLKPDKVTSILNVLLPSGRILFTNSLLTKQLERELSILFQGR, from the coding sequence ATGgtttattcatttttaatttcctCCTTTGGAGAGGCTGGCTCTAAATCAGGAGAGGGAGAGGTAATATTTACGAGCACCTACGGGCAAGAAGACTGGTGTCTTGAAATGTCATCTAATGAGCCAAAGGGAGAGGTCTTAAGGGGATTGAACAAAGAGCAATTGCGACTTGTTACCGAGAGAGTCCAATCAGAATACGAATTCCAACAGAGGACGTTCGACATACCGAGACTTTACGACGGTGCTTACTTTGAGAATTTACCCAAGGAAGACAGTATCCAGAAAGGAATCTTCAGGTTTCAGCAACAAGAAGTATTTGCCAATGACAAGACAATTGTGTGGCAGATGAAACACAAGCTTggctttattttaattttggaaAAGTCAGAAAATACTTTGCAAGCTCAGACTGCTTTAAACATGATAGTTAAAACTATAGATGAGTATGTGAAGCTACCAACTCAAGAAATAGACATTCTCCTGAAACCGGATAAAGTCACTTCTATATTGAACGTCCTGCTCCCATCTGGGCGGATTCTTTTCACGAATAGTCTTTTGACAAAACAGTTAGAGCGCGAACTGAGTATTCTGTTTCAAGGCAGATGA